A genomic region of Pyrus communis chromosome 14, drPyrComm1.1, whole genome shotgun sequence contains the following coding sequences:
- the LOC137716317 gene encoding uncharacterized protein, which yields MASASAQISLYLLLLTLFSKTHLTLSLRDLKPNPNGSSNSSQSIADVHDLLPQYGLPKGLLPNNVKSYSLTEDGSFEIFLESPCYVHFDQLVYYNKHIKGKLSYGEVSDVSGIQAKKLFIWVSVTGIHRDKGSDSVEFYVGALSEKLPAKQFEDIPDCKNKACHGIRSGSVESI from the coding sequence ATGGCATCAGCCTCCGCTCAGATCTCTCTCTACCTTCTCCTCCTAACCCTCTTCTCAAAAACCCATCTCACTCTATCCCTCAGAGACCTCAAACCCAATCCCAATGGTTCATCCAACAGCTCCCAATCAATCGCAGACGTCCATGACCTCCTCCCCCAGTACGGCCTCCCGAAGGGTCTCTTACCAAACAACGTAAAATCCTACTCTCTCACAGAAGATGGAAGCTTCGAGATCTTTCTCGAAAGCCCGTGTTACGTGCACTTTGATCAGTTGGTTTACTACAACAAGCATATTAAAGGGAAGCTGAGTTATGGGGAAGTTTCTGATGTGTCTGGGATTCAAGCGAAGAAGCTTTTTATTTGGGTTTCTGTTACCGGGATTCACCGCGACAAAGGATCGGATTCCGTTGAGTTTTACGTTGGTGCCTTGTCGGAGAAGCTGCCGGCGAAACAGTTTGAAGATATTCCTGACTGTAAGAACAAGGCTTGCCATGGGATCAGAAGTGGTTCTGTTGAATCAATCTGA
- the LOC137715347 gene encoding uncharacterized protein At5g01610-like, giving the protein MSPTPKPHLGLIPILLISLSVIPSLSLSLSDSPPTVFDILSKFGLPRGLLPASVSNYTVSDDGRFVVVLPKTCYLQFDYLVYYEKTITGKLSYGAITDLKGIQVQRFLFWLGVGEIRVDLPPSDSIYFTVGIINKKLDIGQFQNVRSCRDGLSGSCVGSFKRGIQLPSPVEEIEMLITE; this is encoded by the exons ATGTCACCGACCCCGAAACCCCATCTGGGTCTGATCCCGATcctcctcatctctctctccgTCATCCcaagtctctctctttctctctctgacTCCCCTCCCACAGTGTTTGACATTTTATCCAAATTCGGCCTTCCCCGCGGCCTCTTACCGGCATCGGTCTCCAACTACACGGTCTCCGACGACGGACGATTCGTCGTCGTTTTGCCCAAGACCTGCTACCTGCAGTTCGATTACTTGGTCTACTACGAAAAGACCATAACGGGCAAGCTCTCATACGGGGCGATCACCGACTTGAAGGGCATTCAGGTCCAGAGGTTCTTGTTCTGGCTCGGCGTCGGCGAGATCAGGGTCGATTTGCCGCCGTCCGATAGCATTTACTTCACTGTGGGGATCATCAATAAGAAGCTGGATATCGGTCAGTTCCAAAATGTGCGGTCTTGCCGTGACGGGTTATCGGGGTCTTGCGTCGGGTCGTTCAAACGGGGCATTCAG CTTCCATCTCCAGTGGAAGAAATTGAGATGCTAATAACCGAATAG
- the LOC137715465 gene encoding non-specific lipid transfer protein GPI-anchored 6-like: protein MSNSKNVSVQALSCTFLLIFLVGFGSCNIDQDKAECADQLVGLAPCLPYVGGDAKSPTIDCCSGIKVVVQKSKKCLCVLIKDRDDPKLGLKINATLALNLPSSCHVPINISRCVDLLNLPSNSPDAKMFRDYENKTEARSSTTAPISSGNSTSSGTVAQEKSDGGSLGKSLIGIEMLFGSLLLFYIPHLVFYV, encoded by the exons ATGAGTAACTCAAAGAATGTGAGTGTGCAGGCACTCTCATGCACCTTCTTGTTGATATTCCTAGTTGGTTTTGGCAGCTGCAACATAGACCAAGATAAGGCAGAATGTGCAGACCAACTAGTAGGGCTTGCCCCCTGCCTTCCGTACGTCGGCGGTGATGCCAAAAGTCCAACCATAGACTGTTGCAGTGGGATTAAAGTAGTGGTGCAGAAGAGCAAGAAATGCCTCTGTGTCCTAATTAAGGACCGCGATGATCCAAAACTCGGCCTCAAGATCAATGCCACTCTTGCCTTAAACCTTCCCAGTTCCTGCCATGTACCTATCAACATATCAAGATGCGTTG ATCTCTTGAATTTGCCATCAAACTCTCCAGACGCGAAGATGTTCCGGGATTATGAAAACAAGACTGAAGCTAGAAGCAGCACCACTGCCCCTATATCCAGCG GGAATTCTACAAGCAGTGGTACAGTAGCTCAAGAAAAGAGTGATGGTGGGAGCCTGGGAAAGAGCTTGATTGGAATAGAGATGCTCTTTGGGAGTTTACTGTTGTTTTATATTCCACACCTGGTGTTTTATGTTTGA